A region of Streptomyces sp. NBC_01750 DNA encodes the following proteins:
- a CDS encoding bifunctional DNA primase/polymerase: MREILGRRRRLRFRRKRGPVQLEAALTCAADWQWPVLPGVGLKAGGIRGDRGRGCACPDPECVVPGAHPFDPGILAATTDERMVRWWWTNRPTAPIMLATGGLAPCAVSLPAVAGALALSALDRMGMRLGPVVATPTRWSLLVAPYTLEQLGELLFVKDCVPSSLRFHGEGGYLVLPPSVTGTGQVRWERAPLPGSAAPWLPDVEAVVDALVEASTSAPDGGSRLAY, encoded by the coding sequence ATGCGCGAGATCCTCGGAAGGCGACGCAGGCTCCGGTTCCGGCGCAAGAGGGGGCCTGTACAGCTCGAAGCGGCGCTCACCTGCGCCGCCGACTGGCAATGGCCCGTACTCCCTGGTGTGGGACTGAAAGCGGGCGGTATCCGCGGTGACCGCGGGCGCGGCTGCGCCTGCCCCGACCCCGAGTGCGTCGTACCCGGCGCGCACCCCTTCGACCCAGGAATCCTGGCCGCGACGACCGACGAGCGGATGGTGCGCTGGTGGTGGACCAACCGGCCCACCGCCCCGATCATGCTGGCCACGGGCGGCCTCGCGCCGTGCGCGGTGAGTCTGCCGGCAGTCGCCGGGGCGCTCGCGCTCTCGGCGCTCGACCGGATGGGCATGCGGCTGGGACCAGTTGTCGCGACGCCGACCCGCTGGTCGCTGCTGGTCGCCCCGTACACCCTTGAACAGCTCGGCGAACTGCTCTTCGTCAAGGACTGCGTGCCCAGTTCGCTGCGCTTCCACGGCGAGGGCGGCTATCTGGTGCTGCCGCCCTCGGTGACGGGGACGGGGCAGGTGCGCTGGGAGCGGGCGCCGCTGCCGGGATCCGCGGCTCCCTGGCTGCCGGATGTGGAGGCGGTGGTGGACGCGCTGGTCGAGGCGAGCACCAGTGCACCGGACGGCGGCAGCCGGCTCGCCTACTGA